Genomic window (Nitrospira sp.):
TGCCGAGATCGAACGGGCGCTCGACGGCCTTCGGAAAAAAGGCTGCGTCGTCGATCCCATCGAACTAAACGTGGTGGAATAAGGAAAGCAGCTTCCGGCAATCGGCATTACATCATGGAACTTACAGAACTTCAGATCCAACGTTATAGCCGTCACATCATCTTGAATGAAGTGGGTGGCAAAGGGCAAAAGAAGCTCTCTCAAGCGAAAGTCTTGCTGATTGGAGCCGGGGGGCTGGGATCACCGGCCGGGCTGTACCTGGCCGCTGCGGGCATCGGGACGATCGGATTGGTCGATGGCGATGTCGTCGACCTCTCCAATCTCCAGCGACAGATCATGCACTCGACTGCCACGGTCGGGATGCCCAAGGTCGAGTCCGGCAAAAAGACGCTGACGGCGATCAACCCTGAGATCACGGTCAACGCCTATCACCAGTTGGTCGACGCCGACAATATTCTTCCGCTCATCTCGCAATACGATATCGTCCTGGATGGCTCGGATAATTTCTCGACCCGGTTCCTGGTGAACGACGCCTGCTTCTTCGCCAAGAAGACGTTGATCTCGGCCAGCATGTTCCGATTTGAAGGCCAACTCACGACCATCAAGCCGCACGCAGGCTACCCCTGCTATCGCTGCCTCTATCCTGAGCCACCCCCTGCCGGGCTGGTTCCCAACTGCCAAGAAGCCGGAGTGCTCGGCGTACTCGCCGGCACAATGGGGATTCTGCAGGCCTCAGAAGCCATCAAGGAAGTCCTGGGTATCGGCGACACCATCGCCGACAAACTCGTGATCTACGACGCGCTCGAAATGAAGTTCCGTAAGGTCAGCCGTCCGAAAGATCCGGCCTGCCCTCTCTGTGGACCCAATCCGAAGATCAAGGATCTCGGGATGGATTATGCTGTCAGCTGCACCATCTAGTAACTATCGTGGCTGATCTGATCATTCCCCAGCCCATTCTCGATGACATGGTCGCCCATGCGAAGGAGCTCGCGCCCTACGAGTGCTGCGGATTGCTCGCAGGGACAGGAAACACCGTCACCAAGATCTATCGCATCAAGAATGTCGTCGCCCTGGAGGGTGCCCAACAACTTGCCTCATTCGATCCGGCAAAAGTCGCACATCTGGCGCGCCTCAGCCCGGCTGAACGGGCCGAGATCGCCTTTGTGATGGATGCTCAGGACCTGGCCCTCGCGCAAAAAGATATGCGACGTAGCGGCCACACCCTCCAAGTCGTCTACCATTCGCATCCGCACGATCCGGCCCGCCCTTCGGTCACCGACATCAAGATCGCCACCGACTACGAAGATTATTGGGGCAAGATCAATCTCCCCGTCCCTGCCTATCTTCTCGTCTCCCTGATGCACCAGACACCCGACATCCGCGCCTACTGGATCACAGGCGGCGTGGTGTCTCCTGCTCAGATCGCCGCAGAGTAGTTCACACACCGCTCAACCCCGCTCGGAATTTCATATTTCCATTCTTCCATTTTCAATGCGATAATGTCGCCATTATCGACTTCATTAGAAGGAGCAATCGTCATGGCATTCATCCGTACGATACTTCTCGCTGTCGCCCTCCTCATCATCGTGACCGGTCAGAGCCTGGCTGAAGACAAGAGCTACTACAGCCCCGTCATTAATATCGATGCTGAAAACCATCGTGTGCTGATTTCAAAGCTTGGCGGGGTATTCTATATCGACGTCCCGGAAATCGCGCGTCCCCATATGGAGAAACTCCCGGTTTCCGGCCTGGTCGATTTCGTCGTGGAAATGCGCGGCGAAGGAGAGATGCCCGTGATCAAAACCTGGAAGGTGAAATCAGGCGAATCCACCTGCATGTTCTTCAACGGGAAAGAGTGTAAGTAACCAGGACCCGCTCTACCAATCAGCCTACTCCGAACTGCCCAGCATATCGTCGATCAGCGGGCGATTGATGTCGGTACAACCCAGGCAGATGGTATCGAACAGGGATTCGTGATCTGCGACAAAATTCCTCGCGTCGGGCAGTTTCTCGGCATAGACCTGCTCGAAGCAGGTCTCACAGAGCATCATGAGTCCCCGCGAGACTGAGACGGTTTTCCGGCCTGCGCTTCCCGCCATAACTACACCGATCCCTTCTGTCGTGCGATCCAAAAGTCTTCCGGTTCCAGGTCGATGCCGCAGGCCGCGCATTCATAGACTGACTGCCCTTCCGGCAGTTGAATTTCCGTGCGAATAATGCGGCCTCGACACACATGATAGAAACGCCCTCTGGCGTCCTCATCATCCAGCGGATCACTTTCGTATATCAGCACCATAGTTGTATGACGTCCTTGTGATTCGTGAGGGGAAGTATACTGACCTGCGATCGATGGCCGCAACCATTCAGAGGCCCATCCCTATTACACCTGAAATTGTGCCTCGTACAGGCGTGAGTAGACGCCTCCGCGAGTGATCAAGACCTCATGCGTACCTTCTTCGACCACCCGCCCGTGCTCGACCACAATAATACGATCGACCTCATTGATGGTCGATAGCCGGTGCGCAATGATGATCGTGGTCCGGCCTTTGGTGAGTTCATTCAACGCCTCACGGATCTTGACCTCGGTCTCCGTATCGATATTGGAGGTCGCCTCATCGAACATCACGATCGGAGGATCTTTAAGCAGGACACGCGCAATCGACACCCGCTGCCGCTGCCCGACCGATAGCTTCACACCACGCTCCCCGATCCAGGTGTCGTACCCTTCAGGAAGCTTCACGATGAACTCATGGGCGCGGGCTGCTTTGGCAGCCGCTTCAATGGCTTCCTGTCCTGCCGAGAGATCGCCGTAGAGAATATTTTCCCTGACCGTTCCGTTGAAGAGAAACGGCTCTTGCTGTACGAGACCGATCTGATTCCGTAGAAACGCCAGCGGCATGCGCCGGATATCCACACCATCGATCGTAATCGACCCGCCGGTGACATCGTAGAATCGATTCAGCAACTTCAGCGTGGTGCTCTTTCCTGCTCCGCTGGGCCCCACCAGCGCCACCCGTTCGCCGGCTCGCACGGCAATGCTGACATCCTTCAGAATCGGCGCGTCGCTGCGATAGTGAAATTGCACATGATCGAAGATCACGGCCCCGGTACAGCGGGCCACCGGCGCTTGAACGCCTGGCTCGTCACGCACATCCGGCACGATATCGAGGACATCGAACACCCGTTCGCTCGCCGCCAGCGCGTGCTGCAGCATGTGGTTGACGGAATGAATCTGGTTGATCGGCACATAAAACAGGGCCAGATACGACGTGAACATGACGAGCTCACCGACCGACAGATGCTTGGCCAACACCTCGGCCGTCCCGAACCACAAGACCAGTGCGCCGCCAAGGCTCCCGATCAACATCATCCCGGGTGAGTAGTAGGACCAGAGATACATGGCCTTCAAGGTGTCCTTCCGGCATTGATCGCTCTTGCGGCCGAATCGATCCTGCTCAAAGGGTTGGCGGTTGAATCCCATGGTCTCCCGAATACCGGCCAGCGAATCTTGCAACAGCGCATTCAACTCTGCCGCGCCCTTCCGAATCTCACGGT
Coding sequences:
- a CDS encoding ABC transporter ATP-binding protein, which encodes MKPLLRVLQYLRPYRLMVLGTFLFAGLTTAFELVPPWLIKILIDDVIQANRVELLTWVFVGLAGSYLMRNLCSSMRIRLNNSLEQQVVHDLHVQVFAALQRLSISFFENRPTGEIMSRVLNDTEHMQRIFVDGLEEIITAGLTLIGIMVVLFWLNWKLALLALLPIPILIIGAALFTKRVHGYYREIRKGAAELNALLQDSLAGIRETMGFNRQPFEQDRFGRKSDQCRKDTLKAMYLWSYYSPGMMLIGSLGGALVLWFGTAEVLAKHLSVGELVMFTSYLALFYVPINQIHSVNHMLQHALAASERVFDVLDIVPDVRDEPGVQAPVARCTGAVIFDHVQFHYRSDAPILKDVSIAVRAGERVALVGPSGAGKSTTLKLLNRFYDVTGGSITIDGVDIRRMPLAFLRNQIGLVQQEPFLFNGTVRENILYGDLSAGQEAIEAAAKAARAHEFIVKLPEGYDTWIGERGVKLSVGQRQRVSIARVLLKDPPIVMFDEATSNIDTETEVKIREALNELTKGRTTIIIAHRLSTINEVDRIIVVEHGRVVEEGTHEVLITRGGVYSRLYEAQFQV
- a CDS encoding M67 family metallopeptidase; translated protein: MADLIIPQPILDDMVAHAKELAPYECCGLLAGTGNTVTKIYRIKNVVALEGAQQLASFDPAKVAHLARLSPAERAEIAFVMDAQDLALAQKDMRRSGHTLQVVYHSHPHDPARPSVTDIKIATDYEDYWGKINLPVPAYLLVSLMHQTPDIRAYWITGGVVSPAQIAAE
- the moeB gene encoding molybdopterin-synthase adenylyltransferase MoeB, whose product is MELTELQIQRYSRHIILNEVGGKGQKKLSQAKVLLIGAGGLGSPAGLYLAAAGIGTIGLVDGDVVDLSNLQRQIMHSTATVGMPKVESGKKTLTAINPEITVNAYHQLVDADNILPLISQYDIVLDGSDNFSTRFLVNDACFFAKKTLISASMFRFEGQLTTIKPHAGYPCYRCLYPEPPPAGLVPNCQEAGVLGVLAGTMGILQASEAIKEVLGIGDTIADKLVIYDALEMKFRKVSRPKDPACPLCGPNPKIKDLGMDYAVSCTI